From Clostridium sp. SY8519:
CTGATGGGCTTTCGCGCCCCGTACCACGATGCCGTCCGGTCTGCGTTCCACGACGCGCAGGTAAAGATCCGGATCTTCCTGGGCATGGGGCGCTTTGGAACGGTCTCCCTTGGGATCGGTCATGGCGCCGTCCACCGTCAGGTCTTTTTCCTGGCAGAACTTCAGATAGTTCAGGAAGTTCTGATGATAGGATGTGCCGTGGGCCTGATCGCAGTCATAGGATGTGCTGAACACGGCATTGAATGCGTCCATGCCGACACAGCGCTGGAAGCAGGCAGCTGTTTTCTGCCCGAGCAGACGCTGCATTTTTACCTTATTGCGAAGATCTTCCGTGCTTTGATGGATATGGGTGAAACGGTTGACCTTTTCACCGGTATAGGGTGAGGTAACGGTCATTAGGTTTTCATATTCCGGGATCTGCGCCAGATCGTAGGTCATTTTGACGGAATTCAGAGAAGGCCGCAGAATGGGATCTTCTGTGGGATTTTCAATTTTTTTGCCGAACATATAGATCTGCATGTTCATTTTGCGGATACTTTCCACATATTGTTCACCTGTCATCAGTGCCATAATTCTTATGTTCCTTTCTGCTAATCGTTTGTTTATTTGACAATAAAAACTATGCAAACTTCATGCCAGAAGACAAAGGGCGCCGGCAGCGGATTTTTTCCCGGATTTTCCGGAAATTTGGCGGCCGGCGCTGAAAAACTGTTTCCGGTCTGCAACAGAAGGGCGGAACGTATGCTTCCGTTTTGCCACAGAAGGCGGTGCTGCTGCCTCCGTGGGATGGCTGCTTGGGCGCTTTGCCTGCCGAAGCGCCGGGAAGCGGGCGGAAAATCAGGCGAAAAGCCGGAAAAAACCGCCAGATTTTTTGCCGGACAGCAGAATGCGAAAATGGAACAGGAATTGCATATATAACTTAAAGAAGAGCATGCAGAAACAGAAAGGAAAGAACAGTGATTCAGAAAATAGAAGCGGTAATCGATGAAAAAGTACGCCCGGCACTGCTGGCCCACGAGGGAGATGTGCAGGTTCTGTCCTGTCGGGACGGAATCTGCAGAATCCGTCTGACCGGCAAATGTGCCGGCTGCCCGTCTGCGCGCATCACGACAGAAGAACTGATTGCGGAGGAAATCCGGAACGCGCTGCCGGAGGTGAAAGATGTGGTACTGGTGCAGGCAGTCAGCGAGGAACTGCAGGATCTGGCGAGGAGAATACTGAACCATGAGCAGATATAACATCGGGATCCGTTACTGCGGCGGCTGCAATCCCGCCTATGACCGATCCCGGCTGGTGGCGCAGCTTTTACAACGGTTTCCGGAGATTGCCATTCAGTATGATCCGGAGCGTTACTGCGCCCTGTGGATTGTGGTAAACGGATGCCTTACGGGCTGTGCGGACAGCAGCAGTCTGCCGGGAGATGAGATCTGTGTGATCCGCCAGCCTGCCGATTTGAAGCAGGCGGTGCAAAAGATACAGGAACTGATTGACCGGGGAAATTCCGGAAAATCGGGAGACAGCAATGCGCAGCCGGCAGGAGGCACTGATTCGCGGCAGCCGGGAGACAGCAATGCGCAGCCGGCAGGAGGCACTGGTCCGCGGCAGCCGGGAGACAGCAATGCGCAGCCGGCGGGAGGCGGTGATCCGCGGCAGCCGGAGGACAGCGAGGCGCAGCAACGGATGCGGACGAGAATCGCAGTGGGCGCCTGGGTATCTCTGACCCATACCTTTACAGAGGAAGAGGTCTGCCGGTTTGCGGAACTGACACAGGATGCCAGCCGCATGCACCTGGACCGCGGGTTTGCCAGAACCACACTGTATCACAGACCAGTGGTCCACGGCGTATTTGTCAGCAGTCTCCTGTCCGGGGTAATGGGAACAGAACTGCCGGGAGAAGGCACCGTGCTGCTGGAGGAATCCGTGCGTTATCTGGCGCCGGTGTATCCCGGGGAGACGGTCTGCGCGGAAATCCGGGTGACTGGGATTCAGGAATATCCGAATCATTACTGCTGCCTGCTGCAGGGCGTATGCACCAAAGAAGATCATACAAGGGCGGTGGAGGCTGAGTACCGGCAGCTGCTGCTGAAACGGCTGTTTCCGCCGGAAACGGTGCAGGTGGAACAGGCGCCGATGGAACAGAAGGAGGAAAAATCATGACAAATCTTGAAAAATACAATCGCGCGTTTACCACGATTCTCGGCGTTGCGGAAGAGGACCTTCCGGGCCTGAAATACCGGGGAATTCAGAAGTGGGACTCCATTGCCCACATGGATCTGATGAATGAAATGGAAGAACTGTTTCTGGTGCATCTGTCCACTCTGGATGTACTGAATTTTTCATCTTACGAAAAAGGGATGGATATCCTGGAAGCCTATGGCTGCCCGATCCGGGAGAAGGCATGACAGCCGGAGGAAAAAAACGGCCGGAAGCAGAAGGGGAGTGTCCGGCCGGCGGATTTGAGGAAAAGCTGAAAGCTTTAAACCGGTACCACCGGCTCCACTGCCCGCCTTATGAGCGGCTGTGCCGGGGACTGGGGGAAGAAATGCCGGCGCTGCCGGCAGCGGTATTTAAATCAGTGGATCTGTACAGCACAGAACAGGAAAATCTGATCGGACAGCTTTCTTCATCCGGGAGTTCTGGACAGAAAAGATCCAGGATCTGGCTGGATGCGGAAACCGCCAGGGCGCAGCAGATGGCGCTGTATCAGATTGTATCCGGTGTGCTGGGAACGGAGCGGGTTCCCATGCTGATTGTGGATTCCCCGGAGCTGCTGAAGCACAGCGCTTCCTTTTCCGCGCGGGAAGCGGGAATTCTCGGATTTTCACTTATGGCTTCGAAGCGGATTTACGCGCTGCATGCAGATCATACGTTAAACTGGGAAAATATCCGAAACTATGAACGGTTGGTCAAAGGAAAAAAAGGGCTGATCTTCGGCTTTACCTTCCTTTTGTGGAAGTATTTCTGTCAGCCCCTGTTGGAGGCAGACCATAAGCCGGATCTGTCAGACTGTCTTGTGATCCACGGGGGCGGCTGGAAGAAAATGCAGGATCGCGCCGTATCGCCGGAAGCGTTCCGGGATGGAATCCGAAAGGCCTGCGGCTGCGCAGAAATCTATGATTATTATGGCATGGCGGAGCAGACCGGGAGTATTTTTCTGGCGTGTGGACAGGGGCATCTGCATGAAAACCCCTACGGGCGGATCCGGATCGTGGATCCGATGACCGGCAGAGAATGTCCGGCGGGTACGCCGGGTGTCATTGTCAGTCAGTCTCTTCTGCCCGGTTCCTATCCGGGACACAATATTCTGACGGAGGATCTGGGGGTTGTGCTGGGGGAGGATGACTGTCCCTGCGGGAAAGCGGGCAGGTATTTTCGGGTGCTTGGCAGGATGAAACAGGCGGAAATCCGCGGATGCAGTGATACTTTCGCAGAATCAGAAGACGGTAGTCAGAAGGATGGCAGCGCAGGACAGCAGAAGGACGGGATCACTGTGCTGGCAGGAACCTTTCCTCCGCTGCGGAAGATCCGGAGAGTCGGCGACCAAAAGACGGCCGCGTTTTTCGGAACCCTGTCGGACCGGATTCTGTCAGACCCGGCATGCAGGAAGCAGCCGGATGTATATGCCTTCGGGTTCTGGTGCAGACCCGGCCATGTGCAGGGACTGCTGAGGTCTGGGGACGGATCTCGGCAGGGGAAAGGCACCATTTTGCACATCGCGCCGTCCAATATGCCGGTGATGTTCGGCTATTCCTGGGCAGCCGCGCTGCTGGCAGGAAACGGGAACATCGTCCGTATCCCGTCCAAAACACATCCGGAGACAGAACTTTTGTGCCGGAAAGTCAAAGAAGTGTTTGAACTTCCGGAATTCCGGGAATTTCACCAGTCCAACGCCTTGATTCGTTTTGACAGAAATGACCGGATCCTGGAAGGGCTGACGGACCTGTGCCAGGGGCGGATGCTTTGGGGCAGCACAGCAGTGACCGAACATCTGAGCCGGATCCGCGGCACAGGTTCGGGGTATCCGGCAGATCTGCTTTTTCCCGGAAAATATTCCATCAGTCTGCTGGACGCGGAGCGTATGAACAGACTGTCCCGAGAGGCGCTGGAACAGTATGCCATCCGCTTTTGCGGGGATACATACCCGGCGGATCAGAATGCCTGCTCCAGTCCGAAACTTCTGCTGTGGAAAACCGGAAATCTCAGCGCCGGAGAAACGGACCGGCTGCGTCGGACCTGGTGGAAGCTGGTGTGCCGCTATGCGTCGGATTACCCGATGGATGCCGGAAAAATGATGGAGAAATACCGGGAACTCTGCCTGGCTTATCTGCGGGAAACGGGGCTGAAGCCGGTGAAACGGAGAAGCAGGCAGGTGTGGACCGTGGAAGTTCGGGAGCTTCCGGAGCGTATCAGCCGTCTGGAGGGGAAGCTGGGGCTGTTTTTTGAAGCCCGGATTCAGCGGACGGAGGAACTGTTTCCTTTCCTGACCGGAGAAATACAGACGGTGACAGTGGCGGAAATCGATGGGGAGACACTCTGGAAGCAGATCCGGGCCGCAGGATGCGCCGGTGTGGACCGTGTGGTGCCAATGGGGGAGGCACTGCAGTTTTCTCTGTACTGGGACCGGAAGGATCTGCTGCGGCTGCTTTCGGAGCCGGGCAGGTGACAGAGCAGGGCTGCGTGCGGAAATGAATGCCGGCGGACAGGGCATAGAGATGGAGGAGTGGCACAGATGTATTTCTGGGAAAGACACAGAGAATATCAGGACAGGCCGATGCTGATCACCGAGCAGGGAGAAACGTTTCGCTACGGGGAAGTCTGGGACTGGCAGGAGCGTTTCCTGAGCGGCCTGCCGGCCCGCAGCCTGATCTTTTTTACAGGGGGCAGACGGGCGGCGGATCTTGCGATTTATCTCGGACTGCTGCGTATGGGCCATGTACCGCTGATGCTGCCGGAAACGCTGGGACAGGAGCAGAAAAGGCAGCTGGTGAAAAGGTATCAGCCCAACGGACTGATTGACGGCAGGCAGAAAAACATCCGGATGCTGCATTCCGAAAAGGTAAGGATGCATCCGGACCTGGCGCTTCTGCTGCTTACTTCCGGCAGTACCGGCAGTCCGAAAGCAGTGCGGCTGTCCTGCCGGAATCTTCAGTCCAACGCGGAATCCATTGCGGAATATCTGGAAATCACAGCGGCGGACCGGGCAGTGACCATGCTGCCCCTGTCCTATACCTATGGGCTGTCTGTGATTCACAGCCATGTGTACAGGGGCGCCTGCCTCCTGGTGACGGAACGCAGCATACTGGAGCAGCAGTTCTGGGAATTCCTGCAAACGGCCGGCGCCACGGCCCTGTCCGGCGTGCCCTATACTTACGAACTGTTCCATCGGTTCCATCTGGAAGATATCCCGGTGCCTTCGCTGCGGACGGTTACGCAGGCCGGCGGACATCTGCCGGAAGAGCTGCAGCGGTATATGGCGGAATGGACACGAAAGAGGGGGATTCGGTTCTATGTGATGTACGGACAGACAGAAGCGACGGCCCGGATGGCGTACCTTCCCTGGGAAAAATGTCTGGAGAAGCCGGGCAGCATCGGAAGAGCCATCCCCGGCGGAACGATGGAACTGGCGGATGAAACGGGGGCTCCGGTTACCGGGGCGGATCAGGAAGGCGAACTGGTCTATCACGGTCCCAATGTGTCGATGGGATATGCGGAAAACAGAGAAGACCTGCAGCTGGGGGACTGCCGGCACCAGACTTTGCATACCGGAGATCTGGCCCGTCGGGACAGGGACGGATATTACTATATTACCGGCCGGCGGGCGCGGTTTGTAAAACTGTTCGGAAAGCGAATCAGCCTGGATCAGGTGGAACAGCTGGTGACCGGCCGGTGGCCGGAGGTCAGCTGCGCCTGTGTGGGAGATGATACCGGAATCCTTCTGTGCATGGAACAGAAGGCCGGAAATCCCGCGCCGGAAGCAGTGCGGAACTTTCTGGAAAAGGAGGGGGGAATTCCGGGCAAGGCAGTGATATTACGGACCCTGGAAGAAATTCCGCGAAGGGAGAACGGGAAAACAGATTATCCACAGCTGAAAGCGCTGCAGGCGGAAGCCGGGATGTGACAGATCCGCACAGATTTTTCAGAACCATGACAAAAAAATGAAAACAGCCCCCGGGCAGATGCCTTGTAATTGTTACAAAAAAGAAACAGGAAAGATACATGTTTTAAACGGTATTTTCACATTCATCACGTACAATACAGGTATCAATCAAAGAGCAGGAGGCTGTGTTATGAAAAGAAGAATCATCACGAATGTACTCACAGGATTAGCAATCATATCTATTCCGGCACAGGTCTTGGCATATAGCGCTCCGGCGATGGCTGCGCCGAAAACCACATGGTTTGAGAAAACCTGCCTGAACAATCAGGTAAAAGCGACGAATACAAAAGTCATCACCAGAGGCAGAATCGAACAGGCATCTTCCGAACAGAAACTGTGGGAAGACAACAGCAAAATTTTAAAAGGAAAAACACGGAGCTACAAACTTACCAAACAGACAAAATATTATTCCTATGGGGAAGATGTTCTCCGGATTTCAAAGAAAGACTGGAAAAAACTGGTAAACGCAAACAATGGTCTCGGTATGATCATCCAGGTAAAAGGCGGAAAAGTGACGAAAGCAGTCATTTCCAGCTGAAGGAGAGGCAGGCGGCTGCTGTATCTGCTGATGGGCAGACATCGGTATGTGTGAGAACGTCTGCATGAAAAATAAAAAAATAAAACAGCAAAAATAAAAGATACCCATGCAGCCCGGTCCGCCGCATGGGTATTTGACGGTAAAGGAGCGGGCGATGACATGCAGCGGCTGCGGCATTTACTGAAAAAAACCAGGAAGCAATGGATTCCGCGGCAGGCGGATCCTGTGCTTCCTGGTTTTTTCGGTCACTGGGTATGGTATTCTTTCCGGCCGGTTTTGTCCGGGATGCCCAGTTCCTGCCGGTATTTGTTGACCGTGCGGCGGGAGATGGAGATGTCGAACTGTTCCAGCTCTTTGCGGATGGCTTCATCACTCAGGGGTTTCTTTTTGTCTTCCCGGTCGATGATTTCCCGGATTTTGGCCAGGATGTGTTCCTGGGTCTGCTCTTCCCCGGAAGTGCGGGAGACAGAAGCGACCGGTGTCAGGAAATAATTCAGCGGAAATACGCCCCAGCTGCACTGCAGATATTTGCTGTGGAGGGTCCGGCTGATGGTGGATTCGTGAAGACCGGTATCTTCCGCCAGATCCGCAAGTCCCATGGGCACTTTGTTGCCGGGTCCCCGCAGGAAGAAAAGCTTCTGACGGGTCACCAGGGCGTGCATGACTTTGGACAGGGTGGAAGTGCGCATGCCGATGCTGTCCGACAGGCTCTGGATCTGCTGGATCTTTTCCTTCAGATATTTTCTGGCGGTTTTGTCCGTGGTCTGTTTGGCCAGATCCACATAGAAAGGATTCATGGAAAACCGGGGATACTGGTATTCGTTGATGAGGATGTCGAATTCCTGGTCTGTCTTGATGACAATGGCATCCGGACTGATGTAGCGCAGGTGTTCCCGGTTGCTGAAGGAGTTGCCGGGCTTCGGATTGAAGGTGCGGATCTCCTCACAGGCGGCCAGCACATCTTCGGTGGTCACTTTCATTTTCTTTGCGATCTGAGGGATGTGGTTTTTGGCGACTTCGTCCAGATGGAACAGGATGACCTGTTCGGTGATGGCGGAGTAATTTTTCTTGCGGTGAAGCTGAAGCACCAGGCATTCTTTCAGGTCCCGGGCACCGACTCCGGCAGGATCCAGGTTCTGGATCTCCTGCAGCAGATGAAGCACCGTATGCTCTGACACATGGAACTGGGCGGCGGGAATCGCCGGATCTTCGGTATAGTATCCCTTGGAATCCAGGGAATAGATCAGATAGTTTAAGATCTGCTGTTCTTCCGGGCTGTAGCTAAAGAACATGAGCTGGGAATTCAGGTATTCGGACAGGGCTTTTCCATCTTCGGAAATGTCGTGAAGATTTTCCTGGGAATATTCGGCAGAACTGTCGGACTGATAGTATACTTTGTTCTGATAATCGGTGGATTCCAGCCACTCCAGCTTGCGCTGCCGGTCGATTTCGGAATCTGTGCGGGACGGCTGATCCGGATCCGCCAGTTCCAGTACCGGATTCTCCATGGAAACCGCTTCGATATGGGCTTCAAGTTCGGCTGCGCTCATCTGCAGGATGTCCATATACTGGAGCATCTGCTGGGATATGGTCTGCTTCTGGGTCAGTTCAAGCTGCATTTTATGATTCATGTGGATGCTCCTTCTGCAGGAAATAAATGATACAGTAGTTATCTTAATATTATTTTACAATTGCAGAGGACGGACTGCAAGGTGAAATCTCTTCCTTTGGCTGACGGACAGCGGCCAGGGTAAGATACAACGCGAGGGAAAGGGGGATCCAGCACAGCCAGATGCTCCGGGCACCGAGGTGCAGGACCAGGTACGCGCCTGCCGTGGCAGAGGCATAGAAGCAGATCAGAGTGGAAAGAAAGAAGAGAAATTTTTCTTTCATCCGTGGATCCCCGGTCTGGCGGTAATCCTGGAAGGAGAAGACCGTCTGCTTCAGATTGTTGGAAGAAAAGATGGTGGAACAGCTGAAGCCCCTGGCGCCGGCGAAGCTGCCCCACTGAAAAGCAGTCAGCGCAAACACCGGAAACAACGCGGGAATCGGCGGAGCAGATGGGGGAATCAGCCCCGTAATCAGGATTCCCGCGTATTCCGCCAGAATACAAATCAGACGGCTGCGTCCGGGCAGCCGGCGTTCCAGCATGTGGGCCAGTCCGAGAAACAAGGCAAACAGTCCCAGAGCTGTAGCGCGCCAGAGTACTTCATACCAGGAATGGCCGATTACGATTCGGCTGAAGAGCTCCAGCAGGTTGCCGGTGGCGGCCTGACCGAAATTGTGATCCCGCAGCATGATGGCATAGACGCCGGTAAAACCGCCGACACAGCTCATGGTCATGTGCAGGATGGTGTCATTATTTCGCTGAATCAGATCCATGGATCTACTCCTTTCTGCATCCGTACAGAGATACCTTCCAAAACAGTAACTATACGCTTTCCGGCTGAAAAAAACAATTTTGTATACTGTTTCGGACAATTTCAGACACATTTCGGGAAAAATCAGAGAAATACCGAAAAAACAGCGGGCTGCCCATTGCGAAATGCTGCCGGTGCGCTTATAATAAATGTAACGTGTTGGAAATCTGACAGACCGGCGGAATTATCTGCCTGGGGTGGATTTTGCGGCACTGCAATCACATAACAGGGAGCTTGCAGAAGCAGGCTGAGAGGAGACTGATACTGTCTCGACCGATACCTGATGTGGATAATGCCAACGTAGGGAAATAATCTGCATTCTGCCAAAACTGGGGCAGGATGCGGAAAAGAGTTCAGAACGATTGAGCGGCATCCGAGAGGGTGCCGCTTTTTTCTATGGCAGAAAACTTTGCGGAAAGTTTTCTGCCATGGACAGGTCCGGACATTCGGCGGCAGGATCCGCCATCAGGAAAGCGGCAGATTGGGGGCACCACCTTCTGTCGCGATACAAAATAATGAAGACTCAGACAGGAGGCAAATGTATGAGGACAGCATTAACAATCGCTGGCAGCGACTGCAGCGGAGGCGCCGGAATTCAGGCAGATATCAAGACGATGATGGCCAATGGCGTGTATGCCATGAGCGCGGTCACAGCTCTGACAGCGCAGAATACCACCGGCGTATCTGTGATCAGATGCACGGATCCGGAGTGTCTGGAGGCACAGCTGGATCAGGTGTTTACGGACATCTTTCCGGACGCGGTTAAGATCGGCATGGTGGCGGATACGGAACTAATCCGCTCCATCGCGAAGAAGTTAAAAGAGTATCAGCCGCGTTATATCGTGCTGGATCCGGTTATGGTATCTACCAGCGGAGCAGAGCTGCTGAAAGAAGACGCGGCAGATGCGCTGACCCGGGAGCTTTTTCCGCTGGCGACAGTTCTTACGCCGAATCTTCCGGAAACAGAGGCTTTGACCGGACAGAAGATCACGAAAGAGGGAGAGATGTGTTCGGCAGCAGCCAGTCTTGTCCGCAGATATGGATGCGCGGTACTGTGCAAGGGCGGACACAGCAGCCGGGGGGCCAGTGACCTGCTGGTCCGGAACCCCGCAGATCCGGAATTTACCTGGTTTGCAGGCAGGCGGATTGAGAATCCGAACACCCATGGAACCGGTTGTACATTGTCCAGCGCGATTGCGGCGAATCTGGCCAAGGGATTTTCCCTGACAGCATCCGTGCAGCGGGCAAAAGAGTATGTATCAGAGGCACTGGCGGCCATGCTGGATCTTGGAAATGGAAGCGGCCCGCTGAACCATGGCTTTGCGGTGCATGGTTATTACGCGGAGGATCCGGATCAGACCGCAGCCGGCAGACAGGGAGCGGAAGAGACCGAAGGCTGTCACGAAACAGCTGCACAGAATTTCTGAAAGAGAGGGAGTTTATCATGAAAACATATACCACACAGATGGACGCGGCACGGAAAGGCATTATCACCCCGCAGATGGAGACAGTGGCACGGAAGGAATATATGGAGCCGGAGAAGCTTAGGGAACTGGTGGCAGAAGGCAAAGTGGCGATTCCCGCCAATATCCACCACACATCACTGGATCCGGAGGGTGTGGGCAGCATGCTGCGTACAAAAATCAATGTCAACCTGGGAATTTCCAGAGACTGCAAGGATTATGACGTGGAGATGAAAAAAGTGATGCATGCGGTGGATCTGGGAGCGGAAGCCATTATGGACCTGTCCAGCCATGGAAATACACAGCCGTTCCGTCAAAAGCTTACGGGAGAATGTCCGGCGATGATCGGTACGGTGCCGGTCTATGACAGCGTGATTCATTACCAGAGAGATCTGGCGGAGCTGACGGCGGAAGACTTTGTGGATGTGGTTCGTCTGCATGCGGAAGACGGCGTGGATTTTGTCACGCTTCACTGCGGAATCACCAGAAAAACCATCGATCAGATCCGAACCCACAAGCGGAAGATGAACCTGGTCAGCCGCGGCGGCAGTTTGGTTTTTGCCTGGATGTGCATGACCGGAGAGGAAAATCCGTTTTATGAACACTATGATGAGATCCTGGAGATCTGTGAACAGCACGATGTGACCATTTCTCTGGGCGATGCCTGCCGGCCGGGATGTCTGGCAGACGCTACGGATGTATGCCAGATTGAGGAACTGGTGCGCCTGGGCGAATTGACCAAACGGGCCTGGGCCCACAATGTGCAGGTCATGGTGGAAGGACCGGGACATGTGCCGCTGGATCAGATCGCCGCAAATATGAAGGTACAGCAGACCATCTGTATGGGCGCGCCGTTTTATGTACTGGGCCCCCTGGTGACGGATATCGCGCCGGGATATGACCATATCACGGCGGCAATCGGCGGCGCTCTGGCGGCAGCCAGCGGAGCGGCGTTTCTGTGTTATGTGACACCGGCGGAGCATCTGGCGCTGCCGAATGTAGAAGATGTAAAACAGGGGATCATCGCCTCGAAGATCGCGGCCCATGCGGCGGATATCGCCAAAGGGGTTCCTCACGCCAGGGACATCGATGACCGGATGGCGGACGCCCGGCGGGAACTGGACTGGGAGGCGCAGTTTGCCTGCGCGCTGGATCCGGAAACGGCCCGGAAGATCCGGGAAGACCGCCTGCCGGAAGATGACCATGCGGAAGCCTGCAGTATGTGCGGCAAATTCTGCGCGGTAAGAAGCATGAATAAGGCGCTTTCGGGAGAATATATCGACATTTTGTAAAAAATCCGGTTATACTGTTCTGGAAGCAGCCAGATGAACCTGTGACATGCGCGGAGCATGGCAAAGATACATTTGAAGAGGTGTTCGGGGGGGGAAAACGATGGCCCCGCGCATGCGTGCAGCAGCATTGGAAGAAAGAAGGAGCAGCGTGATGGAGATCGAACGGAAATGGATGGTAGCCGGCTGGCCGGAAGAAAAAGATACGGGGAGACCGGAACATACCTATCAGATGCGGCAGGGCTATATCTCGGTGCGTCCCACCGTGCGGATCCGCCGGGAGGCGGAAGAAGCCGGGGAAACCCATGATATTCTGTGCTTTAAGGGAAAGGGAAGGCTTGCCCGGGAAGAAATCGAGACGGAAATCGATGCGGATTTGTTTGAACGGCTGGCCGCCTTCATCGGCGCGCCCCTGATTACCAAAGAGCGCCGGGATTACCGCCTGCCGGACGGCCATATGCTGGAGGTCAGCTGTGTGGACGCCGGCAGTCCTTCGGAATTTTATTATGCCGAAGTAGAATACGAATCGGAAGAAGAAGCGCGGCGCTGGGAGCCGCAGACTGCCGGGCTGGAAGCCTATCTGATCGATGAGGTGACTGATCAGCCGGGACAGAGCATGGGGGCTTACTGGGAGCAGACCAGACAGACGGAATAGGGTCCGGCGGAAACAGACAGGAAAGGTTCCCAAAATGGCATGCCTCGGATGAGGCAGAATAGCGCCTGGCGGCAGCAGCCAGCGCCAGAGATACAGTGTCTGCAGGGAAAGACCCGGAAAACCTGCGGATCAGACGTCTCCGGCAGGAGAATCCTGCCGGGACGGCTGAAGCCGTCCGGCGGTGACTGCGGCAGTCAGGGGAATAATCAGCAGGCAGCCGATATTTGCCGCGAAAATCAGCAGGACTTCCTGGAGAAGCGAGCGGGAATTCAGCAGCTGGGGCAGGGTATATCCCTGTCGCAGAAAGATCATCCAGATAAAGAACGATTCACCGAATTCCGCGAAAAGCAGCGTATTGATGGTGGTGCCGAGAATGTCCCGTCCGACTCTGCTGCCGGAGCGGTATAATTCCCGGAAACCCAGAGAAGGATTGTTCGCGTGGACTTCATACAGGGCGGAGGAGACGGCCAGCGCCGTATCGGTCAGAGCACCCAGTACGCCCAGCAGAATCGAACAGATCAGCAGGGCATTGGCGCTGATGCCGATTTCGCTGTTTAAAAAGGAGATCTCCTCATCGTAGATATAGAGTTCCCCGAAACCGCCGAGACTGCCGGCATAAATGACCCAGGCGCTGAAACCGGTGACAGCGCATAAGACGATCAGAACCGAAAGGAAGGAAGCGGCGGTCTTCGGATTGGCGCCGTTTTGGGCGAACAGGGTCAGCAGAAGGAACAGAAGGACGCAGACAGCAGTCACCAGATAGGGATTTTTCCCATGGGCGATCAGGTAGAAGCAGAGCAGCATCAGCAGCATATTTCCAAGGATGGTGAACATGGAGGCCACACCCCGTTCGTCCCCGATGGCCACCAGCAGGACGAAGAGAACGACAGTCAGAATCAGAATCATCATTTGCGAAGGGCTCCTTTCTTCAGTAATACAGCAAAAAATCCGGAGATAGGAATCGCGGCGGCGATACCGATGGCACCGGTCAGGAAGCGAATGATCTCAAATTCCGCCCCGTATTTAAAAAGGGTGATCATGGAATAGCCGT
This genomic window contains:
- a CDS encoding YoaK family protein, whose protein sequence is MDLIQRNNDTILHMTMSCVGGFTGVYAIMLRDHNFGQAATGNLLELFSRIVIGHSWYEVLWRATALGLFALFLGLAHMLERRLPGRSRLICILAEYAGILITGLIPPSAPPIPALFPVFALTAFQWGSFAGARGFSCSTIFSSNNLKQTVFSFQDYRQTGDPRMKEKFLFFLSTLICFYASATAGAYLVLHLGARSIWLCWIPLSLALYLTLAAVRQPKEEISPCSPSSAIVK
- the thiC gene encoding phosphomethylpyrimidine synthase ThiC → MKTYTTQMDAARKGIITPQMETVARKEYMEPEKLRELVAEGKVAIPANIHHTSLDPEGVGSMLRTKINVNLGISRDCKDYDVEMKKVMHAVDLGAEAIMDLSSHGNTQPFRQKLTGECPAMIGTVPVYDSVIHYQRDLAELTAEDFVDVVRLHAEDGVDFVTLHCGITRKTIDQIRTHKRKMNLVSRGGSLVFAWMCMTGEENPFYEHYDEILEICEQHDVTISLGDACRPGCLADATDVCQIEELVRLGELTKRAWAHNVQVMVEGPGHVPLDQIAANMKVQQTICMGAPFYVLGPLVTDIAPGYDHITAAIGGALAAASGAAFLCYVTPAEHLALPNVEDVKQGIIASKIAAHAADIAKGVPHARDIDDRMADARRELDWEAQFACALDPETARKIREDRLPEDDHAEACSMCGKFCAVRSMNKALSGEYIDIL
- the thiD gene encoding bifunctional hydroxymethylpyrimidine kinase/phosphomethylpyrimidine kinase, translating into MRTALTIAGSDCSGGAGIQADIKTMMANGVYAMSAVTALTAQNTTGVSVIRCTDPECLEAQLDQVFTDIFPDAVKIGMVADTELIRSIAKKLKEYQPRYIVLDPVMVSTSGAELLKEDAADALTRELFPLATVLTPNLPETEALTGQKITKEGEMCSAAASLVRRYGCAVLCKGGHSSRGASDLLVRNPADPEFTWFAGRRIENPNTHGTGCTLSSAIAANLAKGFSLTASVQRAKEYVSEALAAMLDLGNGSGPLNHGFAVHGYYAEDPDQTAAGRQGAEETEGCHETAAQNF
- a CDS encoding YibE/F family protein encodes the protein MMILILTVVLFVLLVAIGDERGVASMFTILGNMLLMLLCFYLIAHGKNPYLVTAVCVLLFLLLTLFAQNGANPKTAASFLSVLIVLCAVTGFSAWVIYAGSLGGFGELYIYDEEISFLNSEIGISANALLICSILLGVLGALTDTALAVSSALYEVHANNPSLGFRELYRSGSRVGRDILGTTINTLLFAEFGESFFIWMIFLRQGYTLPQLLNSRSLLQEVLLIFAANIGCLLIIPLTAAVTAGRLQPSRQDSPAGDV